The Tenrec ecaudatus isolate mTenEca1 chromosome 9, mTenEca1.hap1, whole genome shotgun sequence genome window below encodes:
- the KLRG2 gene encoding killer cell lectin-like receptor subfamily G member 2, with protein MAGPELPMEPLGSPAPEPGSPPRSPGPSGDQRRRPAPLRMPGLGYGAFRRPGGPEQPGPAAEPPRDSDSPGPEPGTWSPVELQVDVRVTPVGAQGSRSPSPAPSTRFLTVPVPESPASLRRAAPPFPALAAPPSPLAGSANRPPASPLGRCRCCRDLYPDKKEETALLPRADGTELPRAIALLGLPMYMKSLRWALAIMAILLAVSVVTIIVLIAGAGTRCRLCPEGWMWAEDQCLYLSTETRAWEAGQAFCSAQHATLPLLNHTQSILIRHYMALHSWVGAWHSHQGWHWINGAPMLPQMLWEDKELRCGALEEGKLVALNCTTPRPWVCVRAPK; from the exons ATGGCTGGGCCCGAGCTCCCGATGGAGCCTTTGGGCAGCCCGGCGCCGGAGCCGGGGAGCCCCCCGCGCAGCCCGGGCCCCTCCGGGGACCAGCGACGGCGGCCCGCGCCCCTGCGGATGCCCGGCCTGGGCTACGGAGCCTTCCGCCGCCCTGGGGGCCCCGAGCAGCCGGGCCCCGCCGCCGAGCCGCCCCGCGACAGCGACTCGCCGGGGCCCGAGCCGGGGACCTGGTCGCCGGTGGAGCTGCAAGTGGACGTGCGCGTGACGCCCGTGGGCGCTCAGGGAAGCCGGTCCCCCTCGCCCGCGCCCTCCACGCGCTTCCTGACGGTGCCTGTGCCCGAGTCCCCCGCCAGCTTGCGCCGCGCCGCGCCCCCGTTCCCGGCCCTCGCCGCGCCCCCCAGCCCACTGGCCGGCTCCGCTAACCGGCCCCCAGCGTCGCCCCTCGGCCGCTGCCGCTGCTGCCGCGACCTGTACCCCGACAAGAAGGAGGAGACCGCGCTGCTGCCCCGCGCGGATGGCACCGAGCTGCCGCGCGCCATCGCGCTCCTGG GATTGCCCATGTACATGAAGTCCCTGCGCTGGGCCCTGGCCATCATGGCCATTCTACTAGCTGTATCCGTGGTCACCATCATAGTCCTGATCGCTGGAGCAG GGACCAGGTGCCGGCTGTGCCCTGAGGGCTGGATGTGGGCTGAGGACCAGTGCCTCTACCTTTCCACGGAGACCCGGGCCTGGGAGGCTGGCCAGGCCTTCTGCTCGGCCCAGCATGCCACCCTTCCCCTACTGAACCACACGCAG AGCATCCTGATCAGACATTACATGGCCCTGCACTCCTGGGTGGGTGCCTGGCACAGTCACCAGGGCTGGCACTGGATCAACGGGGCGCCCATGCTGCCGCAGAT gctcTGGGAAGACAAGGAGCTGCGCTGTGGAGCCCTGGAGGAAGGCAAACTGGTGGCCTTGAACTGTACCACCCCCCGGCCCTGGGTGTGTGTCCGGGCACCCAAGTGA